The Limanda limanda chromosome 14, fLimLim1.1, whole genome shotgun sequence genomic interval actcacattcatacagtgcctCCATGGATATTACTTTATCCATAATATactaatataaataatatactttatttatattatcaggggcaatttgggggttcagtatcttgcccaaggacactacggcagacagatggggaagactgtgatcgaaccaccgaccttcagccACCACCGCTTCTCATTTTTAACCATAACCGAAATAAAATCTGataaactaactaactaactaacgaACTAACTAACGAACTAACTAACGAACTTACTAATTACTAACTAACGAACTAACTAACGTACTAattactaactaactaactaactaactaactaactaactaactaactaactaactaactaactaactaactaaataactaactaactaactaactaactaactcactCACTTACTAattactaactaactaactaactaactaatttACTAATTACTAACTAACCGACCCCCCATGGACTTACACGTGATCATCTCTCAGTACGTTTGTATTTCTATCTTACTGGGGACACTCACTTACATAGTACATTCCTGAgcccctaaccttaaccatctcAACTAAATGTTTAgacctaacctaaacctaaacctgattctaaccctgGAACCAAGTCATAACCAtcaaacagtcaaataaaagtgAGGACCATTCAAAATGTCTtcactctgtagggtctatgcttaaaatggtccccACAGAGACATGAGTACAGGAACATGCACGTGcacatccacccacacacacgtgcacacacaccaaactgACGGACTCTTGTTATTGActttgttaaataaaagttcaaagttcAATGTAAACAGTTTGTTTGAGATTCATTTTCAGACACGAAGAAGAAACACGAAGAACTAAGAGACTAAACAGGGTTtaaagcagagaagaagagacgatCTTACCTCAGCCACCGACATCagactctgctctgctgctctgataGGACGAGTGGAGcgttacatcatcatcatcttcatcatcatcatcatcatcatcatcttcaggaaaaacaggaagagCAACTGGGAACGGCCAACAGCTGCTCTGTTTATACAGACTATGAGAGACTGTTTataagatgatcagtgactgtatataaagaccatcagtgaatatatatataaccagaTTTACTACAAACCAACAGGTCTGTGTGGAGAGTGAACGTCGTCGTGTCCCAGTTGCTGTCATTGTTCCACAGAAATCATACGAGTCACATCTGATAAAcacatgtttattattaatctGATAAATACATGAAAACCTGTTGTGACATGTCGTCTCTCTGACAACAACTGGCGCTCATTACCCATGAGCCTCGATGGTTGTTACTATTCTTCTCCTAAATGTCCAGCAGTGTGACCTCAGAGGCCTGGAATGTCCATGTCCACACTGTCTCTGATGCTGTGAGGGACGGACCTGACCCCAGGCAGGGCAGTGGGCGGAGCCACACGCTTCAGGGGCAGTACTCGTACACACCTCTGGCGACGCCTTCTTCAATCTGATaaatgttctccactgcagaaTCCCGACTTTGGAGCTGCAGCGTGGAACTGAACTGGATGGAActgttgagctgctgctgaCGGCTGGAACACAGAGAGGAACTAGCTTTACAGGCGCTACGTCATTTCACCAAAACTACAAATGATTTGATCAAATAGTGCTGGGaacagccacagtgagctaacagctaacagtgagctaacagctaacagtgagctaacagctacaGTGAGCTGacagctaacagtgagctaacagccacagtggGCCAAcagctaacagccacagtgagctaacagctaacagccacagtgagctgacagctaacagtgagctaacagctaacagccacagtgagctgacagctaacagtgagctaacagccacagtggGCCAACAGCTAACAGCCACAGTTagctaacagccacagtgagctaacagctaacagccacagtgagctgacagctaacagtgagctaacagccacagtggGCCAAcagctaacagccacagtgagctaacagctaacagtgagctaacaaCTACAGTcagctaacagccacagtgagctaacagctaacagtgagctaacagctacagtgagctaacagctaacagtgagctaacagccacagtgagctaacagctacaATAAGCTTacagccacagtgagctaacagctacaatgagctaacagctaacagtgagctaacagctacagtcagctaacagccacagtgagctaacagctaacagtgagctaacagctacagtgagctaacagctacaatgagctaacagctaacgcTGAGCTAACAGCTACAATGAGCTTATAGCCAACACTGAGCTGACATGCACAGTGTGCTAACAGCTACAATAagctaacagccacagtgagctTACAGCCACAGTGAGCTTACAGCTACaatgagctaacagctaacagtgagctaacagccacaATGAGCTAACAGTAAGCTGACATgtacagtgagctaacagccacaATGAGCaacagctaacagtgagctGACATTACAGCCAGAGTGAGCTAAAAGCTACAaagagctaacagctaacagccacAATGAGCTAACAGTGAACTAACAGACACAGTGACCTAACAGCTACAataagctaacagctaacagtgagctaacagctacaATGAGCTAACAGTGACCTAACAGACACAGTGACCTAACAGCTACAataagctaacagctaacagtgagctaacagccacagtgagctaacagaTAATGATGCCACAGTAAGAGTTTGACAAGCTGGTGACGGATGTAGGAAAACCTTCGTAGAGAAGAATGTCTAATTTCGGTTTTCAAAGAAcatcttcttcgtgtgttgtgCAGATTGTGTCCTCTGATGGAGGCGGCCCCTCTGAATTGGGGCAAATTCCTTTTGGAAATTTCAATGATAAATTCCTTAAACATGTTTTGAATTCAAATCATCATGTTTTTGCCAAATCAAGAGAAGAAATCATCTCTGCGTTTTTTCATCAATAATGTGCCTCATGGTTTCCTCTCATGTCTGAGTTTCACTTTGACAAACGGAATCGTGGGATTCTTGTGAAGACGACGCTGAGCGGACCGGTGCCGTGGTCACATGTGGTGATGACACATGAGGCGTTTCCACCTTGAGGTCAAACTGACGATTAATGAAGTCTCTGCTGAGTCATCACTTCACAACAGCGAGAAGCACCAGCCGCTGTTATTACAACACAACCTccaggacaggaaacagaaagttTGCTTCTCACTTTGAGTGTCAGGATGAAACTTACACTTTGTGAAGGCGCATCCATTTTCTCactacagaaacaaaacaggcagaaacaGCAGGAAGTGTTTACTACATAACCATGAAGAAGAAACTCACTGTTCTAGCAATATTTAAATCTTCACTCCAGACTGAAATCTATTCACATCaatgttgattatttatttatttttcttttaaagttcTTTATCTATCTTAAACTGATAATGTGGAGATTCTTTTAAAGTAATAAATCAACTGACTGAATATTTAATTTTCACTGGATGGATGAAAGTGCTTTTATTAAATAGTGACTGTGTGGTGACTCTGAACTTACCGAGGACGACGACTCCGCCCGCTGTGACCAACACTATCAACCCGAACATGACACACACCAGAGCCACGGTCACACTgctgctctcctgctgctgtaacacaaacacacacacacacacactgaatttcTTGTGTAATGATTATTGTTAGCCTAAGCAGTTACAGTGAATCTTTATTTCTCACTCTGATGACGCTGCTAAAGGAGGAAGTCAGGATGGTTTCTGTGGCGTTCATGTGACCTGCAGGACGAAGAAATGAGGCGGACGATGAGGCTTCTCCatcatttagtgtgtgtgtgtgtgtgtgtgtgtgtgtgtgtgtgtgtgtgtgtgttggaggacctgcagtgtgtgtgtcggttgtcTGCAGTGTGGACGTCTCTGAGGTCACTGATGTGGTCGTCTGTGGATctgaaacatcaacacacaacaTGAAGCATCAGCACAGAATTACAGAAGTCCTCTCCTGGTCTGAAACCCAGAAAAATCTTCCTATTGTAATGTCATGTGACATCGTGATCAGTCGCTGGACGTGAATTATGCAAACTTTAGTCCCAGGAGCTTTAGTCCCAGGAGCTTAAAGGTTCCTTCAGACCCAAACACCACTGTGGAATCACTTAAAGCTCAGATGTATGACGCTGCTGATGCATCAACAGCTGACGGCTAAAACCAGCTGTTCCACTCCAGTCCTCCAGGTGGCATAGTGTAGAACGCTATAGTCAACATGGGGTTTCACATCGAGCTGCCGCCGATCAGAAAAGAGATGAAgtaacaaagtttattaaaaaaacctgaaataaaacaatgatgTGTTCGACCAATGAGGAATCTTCAACGCTGCAAGCCCCACCCCTGAGGTTCCTGTCTCACCTGAGTCAACAGTCAAGTCAAAgtgatgtttttcatcattGAACATGCCGGGGATGTGCACTCTGCAGCCGTATCGTCCAGCGTCCGACTCGGTGACGTTCAGGATGGTCAGGGACACGTCCCCCCGGTCCAGTTGTCCCAGCAGCTGATACCTGCTGGACCTTCTGCTGTCCTCTCTCACGCTGAGCCCGTCTGTGGCGATGAGCTCATTGTTGCATTGAGAATATGGTATGTCTCCTCGATTCCAGCAAACTGACAGCGGCTTGTGTTTTCTCATGTTGTAGCCACACGACAGAGTGACGTTGCCACCGACTCGGCCGGCAACGCTGCTACCGCTGACACCTTCACcacctgaggacacagacagagacggaATTCACTCTTTGTGGCAGATTTCATTAGTTTCTTTCTGACATGAACTCAGTAAAACAGTATCTGGACATGCTGTGTAGTCAGAGATgggcaaaaatacatcaaaatgtattttgatacaaaatacaaaatacccctcaaataaatgtatcaaaataaaatacaaaatactggtgccagaaaatgtaacaaaatacaatacatgtattttgtatttaaaatataggaAATACTTTTTCTGGATTTTCCAGTTTTCTCACAATTTggtaaagcagagcattcaggtTTGAGATATATAAAGTACACAAAGCTCTGGTGAAACCCACAAAAAGGAAGAACAGTCACAGAATGTCAGTGTAACACAAAGCTATTAAAAGACAACAACTTGATTGATTATGTATGTTCAAAAGTTTGGAGTCACCCAGATAATttcgtgttttccatgaaaactcacttttatttatcaaatgagttgcaaaatgaatataaaatatagtcaagacattgacaaggttagaaatgatgatttttatatgaaatattaatttttttcttcaatctttgctttcgtcaaagaatgctccatttgcagcaattagtggggttgagatctggtgactgcgcTGGCCACTCCATTACAGACAGAATATACCAGCTGCCTGCAGCACTATTTCCCTAAATAGTGCTTGCATCATGTGGAggtgtgctttgggtcattgtcctgttgtgGGAGCACCAAAGCAGCTCCAGAGCATCACATGACCTCCACCAGGCTGGACAGATGGCGTCAGGAACTCTTCCAATATCTTCTCACCTGTTCTGcgtctcacaaatgttcttctgtctGATCCAAACACCTCTAACTTTGATTCGTCTGTCcataacatttttttccaatcttcctctgtccaatgtctttgttgttttgcccatatcaatcttttctttttattggccagtctcAGATATGGATTTCTCTTTGCCACTCTGCCTAGAAGGCCAGCATCCCGGAGTCGCTTCTTCACTGGAGACGTTGACTCTGGTGTTTTGCGGGaaccatttaaagaagctgccagttgaggacctgtgaggcgtctacttctcaaactagagactctaaTATACTTCTCTTCTTGCAGAGTTGTGCACCGGGGCCcctcccacttctctttctactctggttaGAGCTGTTggtgctgttctctgaagggagtaGTTCACACCGTTGTAGGACATTCATGTTCTCATTtctaagaacaagaatagactggcaagtttcacatgaaagttctctttttctggccatAATCGGTGGGATGGGGACTTGTTATGGAGGCTTTGTTAGTGAGGAGAAGGACTTTGTATTGGATGCCAGTGGAGATAGATATAATCAAACCCACAcatgtgatgctccagatactcaactagCTTAAAGGAagttttatagcttctctcaccagctCAACAGTTTTCAGATGTGCTAACAGAATTGCACACAAgtgttttctaatcatccattagtcTTCTAAGGCGATAAGCAAACACAATGAACCATTAGAACACTGGAATGATAGTTGCTGGAAATGGAACTCTATACAtctatgtagatatttcattatAAACCAGACGTTTCCACATAGAATAGTTatttaccacattaacaatgtatagagtgtatATCTGATtcatttaatgttatcttcattgaaacattgcttttctttgaaaaattaGGTAATTTCTAAAAGatcccaaacttttgaacggtagtgtatatattAATGGGACTTAACAGCCCATAAAGTTTGGCTTTGTATCAACAAGAAATTATTCATCACATATGAATAGCATCACACATAAGGCCTATGTATACTTGAAAAGCAAAATATAGAATTAAAACCAGTTGTACACAGGTAAAGAGCCTGTCTGGATCTGgaaatctcctcgtgtttctaagtggacgtcttcgtcttctacgtgtccggctcctcttcttcatcctgagatctttgagttcttcagtttcacgtcacgtgttagaaacctcgtccactcgctctctgtgaagcttccacacattttGCAGGGAATGTGcagagcaacacacaaacagctcctTCAGAACCTTTCGGGAACTGAGAGaagtttctgtgtctctgtgtttgtgatgaagataaaaataaaacctgcagctctgtggttCATTGTCAGCTGATGTTGGATTTATCCAATTGAAATATAACATCTCTTAGTTTCATTATGACATCATaatcacaaacatacacataataatgaaaaataatattaacataatgatacaaacaaatattaacTAATAACTAACATTATTATAATGACCCATATTAACATGAACACGAAAACTGAGTCAAACTGAAAAAATTCAgaggagacattttttttacaaataaattacttttttaacactttattaaaaacagaCGTCTGATCGACAGGAGACTGAGGAAGATGTGAAGCAACACGAACCTGAGAGCagagcgagcagcagcagcagcttcatggTGACAAAGTGGCATCGCACTCTAActtcacacatttaaacacacaactgctgTGAGTCACCACAGCTGCACACACTGTAAAAAGTTTCCTCTGATAGCTCACCACAGTCTCTGCAGGAAAATAAActagagaagaagaaaccttGTCTTGTCAGTGTGTCACTTTGTCCGTCTGTTTGTGGCTCTGATGTCATCTTAACAGTTTCACAAGGAGAAATAAAATGCATAAGCAGAGATAATACAAGTGTGGTTTAAGggcatatctatctatctatctatctatctatctatctatctatctatctatctatctatctatctatctatctatctatctatctatctatctatctatctatctatctatctatctatctatctatctatctatctatctatctatctatctatctatctatctatctatctatctatctatctctctctctctctctctctctctctctctctatctatctatctatctatctatctatctatctatctatctatctatctatctatctatctatctatctatctatctatctatctatctatctatctatctctctctctctctctctctctctctctctatctatctatctatctatctaaatttctatctctcgctctctctctatctatatatctatctatctctctttttatatatatttatattgttctatccacccatctatctatcatctctttctctctctctctctctctctctctctctctctctctctctctctctcgctctctctctctctttaagtTTTAAGCATGTTAAGAAAAGATAAAATGTAAGTAAAATTTAGAACTTCGTCCTAGGTCAAGCCAAGATGGCTATTTACATCACCAGGAGAAATAAGGTCGAGCAACAACCAGGGACTAATGTCATCGCTCTGTTTCCTGCCCTGCGGTAAAAGCCAGAGTTGTGGTTGATTTCAGGTTTTATGAGCTAATGCAAAATCTCGAAACACTTAAGGATATATGGTGTGTCAAAGAAGCAatctaaaagaaaatgaattgcattttagtcatattctataatatattttaatgttgtttgtttatcagttttaatttctgtttctttGATGGAAAAGAATAATTGATTGCCCTAGTCTTGTtctgtaaaactgaataaagtaggtatttaaaaatctaaaaaatctctctctctctctctctctctctctctctctatctatctatccatccatatatctatatatccatccatccatccatctaactaactaactaactaactaactaactaactaactaactaactaactaactaactaactaactaactaactaactaactaactaactaaccaactaacaGCTAGTAGCCTCCTAAACAGCTAGCAGCATGCTAACCAGTGTGTAGACATTAGTGTGTTGCTTGGTTCTGTTGTAGTTTTAACAATGTGGTGAATGAACGTCAGGAGTTTGAGACTGAAGAACAGACGCTTGAGGGATGTTCACTCTTCACCTCACTTCTTCATGTTTTAATCTTATGTAGGACAGACGGCTGTGGTCCACACCGGACTTCCTCATGTCGACATGACAGGGCGCTTCCTGATATCCGAGCAGGCGACCCTGCTGTGGCTGCAGATCGGACTCAGAGTTTCACTTCCTGACAGAAAACCACTGAACTTCACACTGTAAAAGGCCCAAACTGACATTTTTGCAGGTGTTTTCAGAAATCAAGAATCATGAAGCTGATGCTTCATTTTTGTCATCATCTGAATTACATGAGTTTCCCCTGTTTCTGCTCTtttggatagagagagagagatttcctCTCTTTATCAGTGTGGTTTTTCAGGTTGAGATCAGGATGATTTCACGTTCTCACACTCAAGCAGCGCCGACCTGTGCTCGAGCTCAAACGTTGTGCTTGCACTTTTGTTGCTTGGTTGAGTTCctgtgctgcagcttcagctcttctcctcaccgTGCTTCTGTGTTTGTTAAACATTTACTCCCGGATTCTATTTTTTGCTCTTACTTCCCTTTTCATGGAACttgtctgtgaagattctccAACCAGTAGAACGACAGCTGAAGTGACGATAAAATGAAATTGTCCTGCACTTGTTGTGGATACGTTCAATTTTatgtctttctttattttacccAGGTGCTAGGATGCTAACTCATAAGCCTCTGTGGTTTCTGACAGCagcattaatattaatataattaatattaaagcTCATGAGGCCAAGAGAAgatagaaaatatttaatacGCACATTTGAAATGATTAAGAACCATATGGAGAGTCAAATGATTTGCCCTCTTCTCAGGTGGGAGCTGAGGATTCATTCTCTAATGTAGTTCCAAACCATGACGGATGTAATGCTTCTCCCAGAAACAGCATTTTGGGGCCTTAACCGCTTCAGACCCGTCTCTTCCTCGACTTCAGCGACTGAAGAAGAGCCCTGGGTTCCACCGGGTTCCACGTGGTTCTATCAGGTTCCACCAGGTTCCACCGGGTTCCACCGGGTTCCATCAGGTTCCACCAGGTTCCACGGGGTTCCACCAGGTTCCATCAGGTTCCACCGGGTTCCACGGGGTTCCACCGGGTTCCATCAGGTTCCATCAGGTTCCACCAGGTTCCACCATATCAAGCCAGGAAAAGGTCGAGAAGTTTTTAACATgtgttccacagacagacagagatttctggagttattaaatagataaataatagaCTGTAATGTTCAGAACAACAGCAGgactttattattgttattattaatactgctactattattattatgctatAGATCAGATGTTAATTTTCAGGTAAATCCCAGGTGAACTAGAAGAGTTTATTTCCGCTGAACTTCCAGAAACAGAGCGGTCACATGACCAATCACCAGGACTCAACAGATGCTGTTGCATGAGGTCTTTATTTCAGGGTTTAAAGCGCCCCCTGgtgtttgaatgtttgaaaACACAGTTTCTACTTGTTATACATGAGTTTACCAACAGACATAGAAGATACAATATATTAATACAGAGAACATGTAACAGGTAACTCAGGTAACCAAGGTAACGCAGGTAACCTAGGTCAAGCCAAGATGGCTATTTACATTACCAGGAGAAATgaataatgaaacaaacaaacaaacaaacaaacatgtttactCTTCTGAGTGAAGAGTGAGTGACATTTCAAAGACGAGCAGACGTTTGTTGGTCgtcttgttttttaaacaaatcaatgtaACTTTGTTTGACGtctaaatgtaaaatacttGTATTCATCTCGTTGATTAAATTGATTATAATTTCATGAGTTGAATCATATTATTCAGTTTTTACTGTTGTTCCTCTGTAGATTATTATCAGTGAAATATGGATCAGCAATGCTCAGTGAGGCTCTTGTTGGTTTACGTCTTGGAGCTTTAACGATCAATCTATTTATTGACAGGAGCCTCTGATGGTTAAAGAGAATCATACTGGTCACGTCTTGCTGGTTTCTACCTGAACCAGCGCCACCATTGGATCTGTGGGGTTGgtgacctcacttcctgcttcctctgtCAGGCATCGTATTGTGTCACCTGGAGAaaggtgaaaacaaacaaacggtcAACGACATAATATGATGATTCACTTGTGTATTTTCAGAGAAATGTTGATGATGTCATTGCGTCGCTTCTGCCCCAGTACTGACGTCTACCAGTAGAGGGCAGCTCAGAGTCTGAACACTCTGACCAAAGACAATGGATGAAGAAGGACGACAATTTCTcacgccaaaaaaaaaatctgattttgggCCGAGACGCGCACggtgcacctctctctctctatcttcaGAAACTATGTTACgagttttacttcctctagagtCCAGTTTGATCGTCCTCTCGGCTCCGCCAGGGCCAATCCGATGGGTAGTAgcgatgtgtgtgggcaggaacttaatcattttattatttttctgtctgaaatttggcagcagaacgagactgtgtccagtgGTTTTTTTCTATCTGTACTAGCACTGTGCAGgttgttaacaaaagagaaactatcttattgtGTGTGCCTAGAACTTGATTCcatttgctgagttatcataaggggcattgtgtatcactcctgctactgatgagaggtccatgtttagtgatatttacagaatgttttagtggttattctgtggtttattaatgttcttggtagacacaagaggcacttgtttatagttgattatttgttgtctctagaagttcagatgcactggtgcATTACTATTTCAACACCAGCATCTACagtagggttcaaaatttgtaaaattatacattatatacattatatgcacattgttgttataatttttcagtcagttgaaatacatcttgaggagaaacattttgggttgttttgtgtctgtataggtctactataaaaagcactttgcattttaattttcttttgatacttaagaactagagctgtcaaacgattaaaatatttaatcgcgattaatcgcattttgtcatagttaactcgcgattaatcgcaattaatcgcaaatttgtatctattctgaatgttccttcatttattatttttccataattttacttttgttttaatgctcttatcaacatggaaaagtggattggcttgctttatgcaaatgttttatattattgaaaaacaacattgccaaacagggcggtacaaaataaaattataaagttcacatttcaggtgagcaaggactcagcctatagtgcagttaaaccatggcttaatattttctttttttcaagtttgctgtgaacatagcagtcaggcctcttatttcagaaacaatgaaccataacagtttggttaccaataaaaggtaagcctactacttctttgctttcagccagctactcaaacagacaagcaacaaaataacaaacaaacaaaatacacaggcaagtgtcggcctactttgaaataaatgaaacacagaactttgtagggctatttgagtcctccccatatttgtggaaaatgtatgaaataagaagtaccctatttttaaataaataaaaacatatagctgcagcctaatagtgtaacggactgggtttatgtttatgtttggttttgacgtatgctcagtaaaacactgttgaaggagcgttctgatgtctgagggtcagtgaaggggtctgggtgggacatgtgactgtttggaccaataggatggggggatcggggatcattgaggaagtgaagtgttgatgtgtgcgagtgactgAGTAACAGCAagaggtgcacatgtttgtgtagaggaaaataccagttactaaaccacgaagaagttccgtgtcctgtgggacgctacaatagctttaaaatatatattttaggtggcgaaatattaaaacaaaaagcgagagcaggtcagactggaggcgaacacagatactgaagctgcagctgcagctctgctttaactccagttaaaaaaattgacggcgttaaaatgggtttgcgttaacgccgttaataacgcgttaaactgacagccctattaagaacatttcaacaccagaaacttttgatacttaagtacatttaacatgagctactttaagacttttactcaagtcattttctggcgggcgacttttacttttacagaAGTccctttcaggtaagatatctgtacttttactcaatgAGGtgagtatggctttcaagtactttatacaccactggccACAGGCCAGTACAACCTTGCCCACAGATCTTAGAAAATGACTAACCAGCTTCTGATCTGCATCTGATACCtaattttttgttatttttgtcatgtGTTGATCCATTGTAAAAAGCAGTAGTCTAGTCTGTGGACTAAGCACGCGTGTGTGATTCTTTGATAAGAacattgtttacatgtttgttcACTCAGAGTTTTGAGTGTCCGTCCCATAACAGAGGGGAACCTGAGTTCCACACGGTGCCGTTTACAGTATAAAGAGTTAAAAATGAGTTTTTGATGCTCAAATGTCATCAGTACTTGTTCAGCTGTATAAGATATATTTCAGGACTTTGTCTGAAAAGTGAACAACCTACCTCTCATGAGCTGTTTgataaaaatgtttcaaaacatgtttcatttcattttaatttcatgttttttttaaatattatatagcCTACATTATTTAACTGAAGCCACTTTGTAAAGGTAGGtgcaacacacaaataaaacaaaacccctAGAAAACGTTTTGTCCTCTGTccacttatttattttataaatttaaatgACAGAATTTAAGGTCCAGCATAATAACTGGTTTCAGAGCAAGGCATAGCACcatgatttgttgtgccttttgtttgcagggtatgaataaataaacaggcaaaattaggaataattaaaaaaaatgtaaaaatatat includes:
- the LOC133019060 gene encoding T-cell immunoglobulin and mucin domain-containing protein 4-like, with product MKLLLLLALLSGGEGVSGSSVAGRVGGNVTLSCGYNMRKHKPLSVCWNRGDIPYSQCNNELIATDGLSVREDSRRSSRYQLLGQLDRGDVSLTILNVTESDAGRYGCRVHIPGMFNDEKHHFDLTVDSDPQTTTSVTSETSTLQTTDTHTAGHMNATETILTSSFSSVIRQQESSSVTVALVCVMFGLIVLVTAGGVVVLVRKWMRLHKVRQQQLNSSIQFSSTLQLQSRDSAVENIYQIEEGVARGVYEYCP